One segment of candidate division KSB1 bacterium DNA contains the following:
- a CDS encoding PAAR domain-containing protein: MPAAARVGDMTSHGTPLSPSGPGGSPNVLIGGQPAWRATADVHVCPLFSGTVPHVGGVVVKGSTSVFINNLPAARQGDTITEGGGGPNNIAAGFPMVIIGG, translated from the coding sequence ATGCCAGCAGCAGCTCGAGTCGGCGATATGACCAGTCACGGAACGCCGTTGAGTCCTTCGGGGCCAGGGGGAAGCCCCAATGTACTGATTGGCGGGCAGCCTGCATGGAGGGCAACCGCAGACGTTCATGTGTGTCCCTTGTTCTCTGGCACGGTGCCGCATGTGGGCGGCGTTGTGGTCAAGGGCAGTACGAGCGTCTTCATCAACAATTTGCCTGCGGCCAGGCAGGGCGACACGATCACCGAGGGCGGGGGCGGGCCAAACAACATCGCCGCGGGTTTTCCAATGGTTATTATTGGAGGTTAG
- a CDS encoding phage baseplate assembly protein V: protein MPITLFEAGTRREEERRRPSVVSGVVINNCDLLRQGKVLVRIPSLGEEVWARVASSGAGSSRGIMYIPQPDDEVVVNFVNDDPNDAQIVGGSWSTRDSPPVASPTDLLVKRKIKTGLAGGLGHEVEFDDALQTITITSSTKQKIAIAPEKIEISTLGGAAKVTLNTAGTITIEAALSLELKAKGMIKLEAAKVDINGKVATSIQGKIVKIN from the coding sequence ATGCCCATCACCTTGTTTGAAGCCGGCACCCGGCGGGAAGAAGAGCGCAGAAGACCGTCGGTTGTTTCCGGTGTCGTGATCAACAACTGTGATTTGCTGCGGCAGGGGAAAGTGTTGGTGCGCATTCCTTCCCTGGGTGAAGAAGTTTGGGCGCGCGTGGCCTCGTCGGGAGCCGGATCGAGTCGGGGCATCATGTATATCCCGCAGCCGGATGATGAAGTGGTGGTCAACTTTGTCAACGATGATCCCAACGATGCCCAAATCGTCGGCGGCAGTTGGAGTACCCGCGACAGCCCCCCGGTCGCCAGTCCGACGGATTTGCTGGTCAAGCGAAAGATCAAAACCGGCCTGGCCGGCGGCCTGGGGCACGAAGTCGAATTTGACGACGCGCTGCAAACCATCACCATTACCAGCAGCACGAAGCAGAAGATCGCCATCGCTCCGGAGAAAATTGAAATCTCAACTTTGGGTGGCGCGGCGAAGGTTACTTTGAATACGGCAGGCACAATTACCATTGAAGCGGCGCTGAGCCTCGAGCTGAAGGCGAAGGGGATGATCAAGCTGGAGGCGGCAAAAGTTGATATCAATGGCAAAGTGGCGACCAGCATTCAGGGCAAGATCGTGAAGATAAATTAG
- a CDS encoding LysM peptidoglycan-binding domain-containing protein, with the protein MGLVKASIKVEHNPRVEFVVLFNPEEYTLNQDNNFASQTIPGLSSPLLQFVNGNLRTLDMELFFDTYDNATLPKPDVRDITNRFIKLMEIDPELHAPPVLRFSWASLQFRCVLAKATQKFILFWDDGRPVRARLTVTFNEYVDLEREAKRVSRRSADFSKVHIVTQGETLSGIAGKFYENPQMWRPLAIANGISDPRFLAVGQPLRIPALPFIDPESGEVMR; encoded by the coding sequence ATGGGACTGGTCAAAGCAAGCATCAAGGTGGAGCACAACCCGAGAGTGGAATTCGTCGTCCTCTTCAATCCGGAGGAATACACCCTCAACCAGGATAATAACTTTGCTTCGCAAACGATTCCCGGGCTTTCATCGCCTTTGTTGCAATTTGTCAACGGCAACCTGCGCACGCTGGACATGGAGTTGTTCTTTGACACGTATGATAATGCCACCTTGCCCAAGCCGGACGTGCGGGACATCACCAACCGCTTCATCAAGCTGATGGAGATCGATCCGGAGCTGCATGCTCCGCCGGTGCTGAGATTTTCCTGGGCGTCTTTGCAATTTCGCTGTGTGTTGGCGAAGGCGACGCAGAAATTCATCCTGTTCTGGGACGATGGCCGGCCGGTGCGCGCCCGCTTGACTGTCACGTTCAATGAATATGTCGATCTTGAGCGCGAAGCCAAAAGAGTCAGCCGCCGCTCGGCCGATTTCAGCAAAGTGCACATTGTGACCCAGGGGGAAACCCTGAGCGGCATTGCCGGCAAGTTTTACGAAAATCCGCAAATGTGGCGCCCCCTTGCCATCGCGAATGGTATTTCCGATCCTCGCTTCCTCGCGGTGGGGCAGCCGCTGCGAATCCCGGCACTTCCGTTTATTGATCCGGAAAGCGGGGAGGTGATGCGCTGA